GCGTAATAGATAAGGGTGAAATAGTTGAAAAGGGTTTTGTAAAAGATGTATTTTTTCATCCCAAACATCCAGTTACAAAAGAACTCATTCAATCATTATTTCATCAAGAGCAAGATTCAGTAGAAAATAATACCTTGGATAAAAATGTCTATGAGTTTGTTTTTTTAGATAAAAATCAAGATAAACCTATTATTTCTCAAGCAATTAAAAAATTTGATATTGATGTCAATGTACTCTATGCTGGTTATACTCATTTTTCAGCTGATACTTTTGGCCATATGATTTTAAAACTTAGCGGATCACAGGTCTTAGAATCTCTTGATTGGTTTAAAAAACAAAATATCGAAATTATTTTAAGGAATGAAAGTGTTTAATTTATTATTAGAAGGCACTTTAGAAACTATTTTTATGGTGTTTGGTTCTTCTTTATTAGCAGTGATATTTGGACTACCTCTTGGAATTTTTCTTTTTATCACACAAAAAGAATCTATTCTTCCTATGCCAAATCTTAATAGAGCTATAGGAAGCATTGTCAATATTATACGATCATTTCCATTTATCATTTTAATTGTCCTTCTTTTACCCATATCAAGATTTTTAATTGGGACAAGTATTGGGGTGGGTGCTGCAATTGTTTCATTATCCATTGCTGCAATTCCATTTGTAGCAAGATTGTTTGAAGGTGCTCTATCAGAAGTAGATAGAGGAATTATTGAAGCAAACCTTAGTCTTGGTGCTACTAAATTAACACTAATTAGAGTTATCGTAGATGAAACCCTACCCTCCTTAATCAATGCTCTAACAATTGCAGTTATTTCTATTGTGGGTTATTCTGCTATGGCCGGGGTATTAGGTGCTGGAGGGTTGGGAGATTTGGCAATCCGTATTGGTTTTCAATCCAATAAACCAGACATATTGTTCTCTACAGTTTTTATTATGATTGTTTTAGTGCAATGTATTCAATTTCTTGGTGATTGGGTTGTTTATAAAATTAAAAATAAGAGAGGAATAAAATGAAAAAGATTTTAGTTTTACTTTCAATAATAGTTTTCTTTTTTGGTTGTAAGAATCAGCAAGAATCTGCAACAGAAATTAAAGTTGGGGCAACCCCTGTTCCTCATGCCCAAATTCTTGAATTTATTAAACCCTTACTAGAAAAAGAGGGTTTTAGTTTAAAAATTATTCCCTATACAGATTATGTAACACCAAACTTAGCACTACAAGATAATTTAATTGATGCAAACTTTTTTCAACATCTCCCCTATCTTGAAAAAAGCAACCAAGATAGAAATCTCACACTAGTAAGTGCTGGCTTGGTTCATATAGAACCCCTTTCTATCTATTCAAAAAAAATTCAACAGCTGAAAAGCTTAAAAGAGGGAGATATTATTGCTATACCCAATGATCCTAGCAATCTTGCTAGAGCACTAATTTTGTTAGATAATCAAAAAATTATCAAACTACGAGATTCTAAAAATCTTAGCAGCACTGAGCAGGATATCATACAAAATCCTAAAAAATTGGTCATTAAACCAATGGAGGCAGGTCTCTTGCCAAAAATACTGGATGATGTGGCTTTGGCTGTTATTAATGGAAATTATGCTTTACAAGCAAAACTAAAAAATCCTATCTCGCAGGAAGGAAAAGAATCACCCTATGCAAATATAATAGCTGTAAAAAAAGGTAAGGAGGATTCTGCAAAAATTAAGGCTTTGATGCGTGCAATTCAAAGCGATTCTACTAGGGATTTTATACTCCAAAATTATAATGGAGAAATAATACCCGCATTTTAAAAGATTTTGGCCTTCATTCGGCCACTAATCTGCTTAGCAACGCTCTCAAACTTGTTGATAAAGAACTTGTTTTGAGAGCCTAGATAGTCCAAAACTTTTTGCAATTCTTCACTATTTAGTTCATTCACAGCATTGATGCAAGCCATGTCAAATTCGCTATCACTTGCCATCAAAATACTCTCTTCTAATATCTTAATATGCTTAAGAATAAGTTTTTTACTCTGTTCTTCCTTGTGTTTTTGTCTTTTTATCTCTTCTTTTAGTTCCAAAAGATTTTTAACTGGCATATGCTTTAATGAATGCTTGGTATAAGAATGAGTAAGCTCTAAAACCTCTCTAACCAATTTCATTTTCTCTTCACTATCATCATAAAAAACTTTATAACTCTCCTCAAGCATTTGAGGTTCATAGTTTTTAAGTAGCAACAGTTTATTTTCGGCCACCTCTTTCATCCTTTGAACTTCTTGCTCATCAAATGACTTTTGATAAACCTTAAATAATAAAGGAATATTATTTCGTATTTGTTGATAATACTGCATTAAGGTCATTCTCTCTTCTTGTGGCAATACTTTAAGATTCTTTTCAATTTTTTCTAACCAAACTTCCTGATACTCACAGTATTTAATTTTTAAAATCCTCTCAATTGTCAAAAAAGGAATCTTTTTAACCCGACTAAAAATCAAAAATTTTAATTCTTCATAAGGGAATTTTTCAATATATTTATCTAATAAAATATAAAGTTTTTTTACATCTGTTTGTATTTCTTCTACTTCCCTACCAATAGTTTGAGATAATGTTATAAACTCTGCATTCTCTCTTACACCCATTGCCTCAAAAAAATTATTATCAAAGATATCATTTTGATAAAGACATATCTCTTGAGAACAAATTTTTTTATAAAGCTCTAAAATCTCTTGTTTTTCTTTATTGTCTGTGTCATATCCTCTGGACTGAAGAAAAATTTTCATAGACTTTAAAGAAGGATTATGCATCTTGGTAGGCCTTATAGATTTTTAAAAGATCCAAATGCTCCATCTCATCATGAACCCTTAAAATATCTGCTCCATTCTCTAATGCTAAAAGGTGCAGTGCCAATGTACCACTTAGTGCATTTTTTGCTTCTTTTTTGATAATTTCTTGAATAGTTCGTTTGCGACTTGCGCCCACTAAGATAGGATATCCATACTTTTTAAAATGTCCTAGGTGTTTAATTAAAGTTAGATTTTGTTGGGTATTTTTTGCAAAACCAAACCCTATATCCAAAACAATATCCCCTATCTTATACTCCAAAAGCTTAGAGATTTTTTGCTTAAAAAACAAATCTATTTCCTCAAAAAGATTCTGATAAGAAGTAAGTTGCTGCATTTCCTTTGGAGTTCCTCTTGTATGCATTAAAAATACTTTTGCTTGATACTCTTTTGCCAAATACATCATTTTTTCATCTGCAAAACCACTTACATCATTAATCCAACAAAAACCATTTTTTAAAGCTTCCCTGGCTACCTCAACATTATAGGTATCAATACTAAATTCTTTTTGTTTAAACAGCTGATTTGAAGCAATAAAATGAAAAATTTCCTTCAAGCGATTTTTCTCCTCCATAGGATCTATTAAATCACTGCCTGGCCTTGAACTTGCTCCACCAATATCAATAATATCAACCTCTGTTTGCAATAAAGCAGTAATTCTATCTATCGCTCCTTGCACACTCTGCCTAGAGTCTTGGTAAAAACTATCTGGTGTTACATTTACAACTGCCATAATTTTTGGTTGAAATTTTCTTGGTTTCAAAAAGGCTTGCAATTGAAACGCGAATTCCTTTAATCCAAAGGGTTGAATTTTGCACTTCTTAATAATACGATTTATTTGAGATACACTACCAAACAAGATACCATCATAATATTTATCTTTTGCCAAAATACAATCTCTTGGAGTTGCAAAATCACCCCCAACACTTATAGCCTCTTGTTTTAATATCATCGTAGCTGATAAAGACAAGCCAAAGACCTTAAAAGCAAGAATCTCTGACTTATCACTCATAATCTTCCTGCCAAAACTATCACTTTGGATTTCTTCAATTGCCTGATGGCAAAAATCTCTATTGATTTGTTGTATATACATTGTTTCTCTTTTTTTGCAAAATCATTAGTAATAATGGTAGAAAAATATAATTACCTCTTTGATAATTACTATTAGCAAGAAGAGCTGCATCAAAATTCTCTAATTCTTGTTGGTTAAACATAATCCCTGCCTTATGGGCACTAAAAAGCAAAGATTGTATTTTTTGTTTTAATTTTTCTTGTGTTTCATCAAAATCTTTTTTCAAAAAATTATGAATATCCTCTAACTTTAGCTGTTCTAAATTAAGCTCAAAAGGCTCTAATCTAACTTTTTCTCTTCTATCTTCAATCTGTAATCGTGATCTAATGGTATTTAAGAGAGAGTTCTTGTTTTTAGCAAATAATATAAATTCTATATTTTTAGGTGGTTCTTCTAGAATCTTTAATAGTGCATTTTGGGCGAAAGTGTTATAAGAATTTGCAATAATACAAAGATATTTTTTTTTATCAGATGCAATATAAGCCTCTGTGATT
This region of Helicobacter sp. 'house sparrow 1' genomic DNA includes:
- the folP gene encoding dihydropteroate synthase; amino-acid sequence: MYIQQINRDFCHQAIEEIQSDSFGRKIMSDKSEILAFKVFGLSLSATMILKQEAISVGGDFATPRDCILAKDKYYDGILFGSVSQINRIIKKCKIQPFGLKEFAFQLQAFLKPRKFQPKIMAVVNVTPDSFYQDSRQSVQGAIDRITALLQTEVDIIDIGGASSRPGSDLIDPMEEKNRLKEIFHFIASNQLFKQKEFSIDTYNVEVAREALKNGFCWINDVSGFADEKMMYLAKEYQAKVFLMHTRGTPKEMQQLTSYQNLFEEIDLFFKQKISKLLEYKIGDIVLDIGFGFAKNTQQNLTLIKHLGHFKKYGYPILVGASRKRTIQEIIKKEAKNALSGTLALHLLALENGADILRVHDEMEHLDLLKIYKAYQDA
- a CDS encoding methionine ABC transporter permease, which produces MVFGSSLLAVIFGLPLGIFLFITQKESILPMPNLNRAIGSIVNIIRSFPFIILIVLLLPISRFLIGTSIGVGAAIVSLSIAAIPFVARLFEGALSEVDRGIIEANLSLGATKLTLIRVIVDETLPSLINALTIAVISIVGYSAMAGVLGAGGLGDLAIRIGFQSNKPDILFSTVFIMIVLVQCIQFLGDWVVYKIKNKRGIK
- a CDS encoding MetQ/NlpA family ABC transporter substrate-binding protein — its product is MKKILVLLSIIVFFFGCKNQQESATEIKVGATPVPHAQILEFIKPLLEKEGFSLKIIPYTDYVTPNLALQDNLIDANFFQHLPYLEKSNQDRNLTLVSAGLVHIEPLSIYSKKIQQLKSLKEGDIIAIPNDPSNLARALILLDNQKIIKLRDSKNLSSTEQDIIQNPKKLVIKPMEAGLLPKILDDVALAVINGNYALQAKLKNPISQEGKESPYANIIAVKKGKEDSAKIKALMRAIQSDSTRDFILQNYNGEIIPAF
- a CDS encoding DNA polymerase III subunit delta', translated to MVGNKIILTHHFDNTLETFLAPLDRNFVRIFRSEEFKIEDAHQVITEAYIASDKKKYLCIIANSYNTFAQNALLKILEEPPKNIEFILFAKNKNSLLNTIRSRLQIEDRREKVRLEPFELNLEQLKLEDIHNFLKKDFDETQEKLKQKIQSLLFSAHKAGIMFNQQELENFDAALLANSNYQRGNYIFLPLLLMILQKKRNNVYTTNQ